Proteins encoded by one window of Salvia splendens isolate huo1 chromosome 5, SspV2, whole genome shotgun sequence:
- the LOC121802431 gene encoding malate dehydrogenase-like: protein MAKDPVRVLVTGAAGQIGYALVPMIARGVMLGADQPVILHMLDIPPAAEALNGVKMELVDAAFPLLKGVVATTDAIEACTGVNIAVMVGGFPRKEGMERKDVMSKNVSIYKSQASALEKHAAANCKVLVVANPANTNALILKEFAPSIPEKNITCLTRLDHNRALGQISERLNVQVSDVKNVIIWGNHSSTQYPDVTHATVNTPAGEKPVRELVADDQWLNTEFITTVQQRGAAIIKARKLSSALSAASSACDHIRDWVLGTPEGTWVSMGVYSDGSYNVPSGLIYSFPVTCKNGEWCIVQGLSIDEFSRNKLDLTAKELSEEKDLAYSCLS, encoded by the exons ATGGCCAAGGATCCAGTTCGCGTTCTCGTCACCGGCGCTGCTG GGCAAATCGGATATGCTCTTGTTCCTATGATTGCTAGGGGAGTTATGTTGGGCGCAGACCAGCCTGTGATCCTCCACATGCTGGATATTCCACCAGCTGCTGAGGCACTTAATGGTGTTAAGATGGAATTGGTGGATGCAGCATTTCCACTTCTTAAAG GTGTTGTTGCCACCACTGATGCCATTGAAGCTTGCACTGGTGTGAATATTGCTGTGATGGTTGGTGGATTCCCAAGGAAAGAGGGTATGGAGAGGAAAGATGTTATGTCCAAGAATGTCTCCATCTATAAATCCCAGGCTTCTGCTCTTGAGAAGCATGCTGCTGCTAACTGCAAG GTTTTGGTTGTTGCTAACCCTGCAAACACCAATGCGTTGATCCTAAAAGAATTTGCTCCGTCTATTCCCGAGAAGAACATTACCTGTTTGACTAGATTGGATCATAACAGGgctcttgggcagatttcaGAGAGATTGAATGTTCAAGTGTCTGATGTTAAAAATGTCATTATTTGGGGAAATCACTCCTCAACACAATACCCTGATGTCACTCATGCTACTGTAAACACACCAGCTGGAGAGAAGCCTGTACGTGAACTCGTTGCAGATGACCAATG GTTGAACACAGAATTCATCACCACTGTCCAGCAGCGTGGAGCTGCTATTATCAAGGCGAGAAAGCTCTCTAGTGCACTCTCAGCTGCTAGTTCCGCATGTGACCATATCCGTGACTGGGTTCTTGGAACTCCAGAG GGCACTTGGGTATCAATGGGTGTGTACTCTGATGGTTCATACAATGTTCCTTCTGGACTCATTTACTCCTTCCCGGTTACTTGCAAGAATGGAGAATGGTGCATCGTTCAGG GTCTTTCCATTGATGAATTCTCGAGGAACAAATTGGATTTGACTGCTAAAGAGCTCAGTGAGGAGAAAGATCTTGCATATTCTTGCCTGTCCTAG